The stretch of DNA ATCATCTTCATAAACCTATCATCATGGTCAATCTCATTAAGCATATCTGTAACAAACTGGAATCGTTTGAGTCTATCAGTTGGAATGATAGCAACCCAAAAAAGGAGAGGCTTCTTTGAAATATTATTAATTGCAGTCTTTTTAATTCTTGAGCACATACACACACTGATTTTGGGGGGTTCCTTTGGTAGTTATCCCATACAACTTCTACAGAATCTTCACTTACCAAAGGCCTAAGAGAACAGAGTTTGTCCAAACTGCCAGTATTCCTTATTCATCGATTAATGTTATTTCTATGTGGTGGCTTTGTTGTATATGCAAGAACATTCATGCTCAACATTGGTAACAATTTCAAACTTAGCTATCCACAGAACACACTGAACTTTCCTCTGTACCATCCACATCACGACTGACGTGGCTTGTTCTGCTgatgctacactgttcattgtatTGCACTGATCACCTGTGCATGCATACAACTGATCATCATACTATAATTTCTGTTAGCCACAACAAGTGTTCATAATTACACCGTGACTTTACAGACGCATTGTATTTTGAATcaatttcattgaaaacaaactcagAAAATATGCCCAACATACCGAAGCAAAAACTCACTACAAACGTTCCAAGATCACATACTCGTTACTAGAAGAAGTGTCTGTGATAGAAAAAACTTCATTGCTGCAACTTCACAGCTGCAATCGGTTCCTCGGCGTTCTATTCACAAAACACCTGCCTGACTGAATGACTGAATGACTTAAGGAATTGATCAGAAGTTATAGATGAGAAAAACCTTAGTCGCCTTAGTGCCAATTGCACATCAATCACAAATACATTTCAAATAAAGCAGATTACATTCACAATAcacaattttgaaattattttcagaACTCACCTTACGAATATACACATCATGGAGAGGGTAAGTACCCTGGCACGCTTTTTCAATGTCTTTCGCAATAGAATCAGGAAGGAGTTTGTTGACGACTTCCTTCAAATCACTCTGTGCCACATCACGCGTGATAAGCTCTACCATCTTTTTCCGGATTGCGCGGACCTGCAAATTATCATCATAAATCAGAAATATGCATATTAAATAAAATTGGCAATAATTAAGTGACTGATTAGACTCATTCTGTATATATAATTGCCTGTACTTCTCAAATAACTACTAACCCAACCTCATATGGTTTTTCAGACACTACTGCTGCATTTAAATTGCATGCCATGCTAAGCAGTTAGTTTCTTGCATAGAACTGAATTGTGCTTAAGGACCATCAAAAGTAAGTTTGTTAATACGAAGACTAAATTGTTTTACCATCAACCACACTGTAGAATAGTTTTGtttctgtaattaaatatatttACTTGAGTATGCTGGGCATAGCAGGTTTTCCTGTTGGACATCTGGTCTTTATTTGTGAAGCCAATGCAGAACACACGCAGAAGATATCCATCAGTTGTCTTCACATCAACATTAGCTTCAATCAATGTCTGTAAAGAGGAAAATTATTCAATCTAAGTTCTGTGAATATTTCACTGCACTAATAAAATACAGACACAAAGTTAACTTCAGACCTACCTGCCACTTCTTTACCATACTCCTAAGCTTATCAGTGGTTAGGTCCATTCCATGAAAATTTGTAAGCACATATCTTCCCTGCACATCTTCAGCAATGAGGCGGAATTTTCGGAATGAGCGTTCACCATCATCGTCATTCTGCAGATCAGCTAACGACACTTCGAACACTCTGTTTTTCAGaccttcagatgcaatttctgaaaATAATTGATTTTAAGAAATAGATTATAGCCACAAGGGGCAAGAAATAATCAGCATGATGTATGCACACTACAAAAATGGTATTAGATCAGTTTTCACCCATTACAAACTGTTTAAAACCTCTCTCTCAAACAAGTAACTGCTTTTCAATCTAGTGTTTGAGAACTGTGTTCAGGGTGTATAGgcggacaaggaaaaaattcccagatttttcccagttGAAAACACACTTTCTCACGGGTGgaaacactttttccgtgttaagtggcaTTCTATTTTTTCTCGGACCTGTAAAActaatcaatcctttgaatggttatggttatggttttatacaccagcatagAATTTCTCAGCCCAATAGAAAACGAACCTCAGAAAAAAAGATAATGTATGCTgcttatttttgtattacaaaagtataaattcgaattcaacCAAACActtcatgttactttccgaagaattgaaattgagattgcaacgtgcttttgtaagccagtcatacctcatgtcacgtgatctcgccaaccaattaagcagatattcagagcttaggacccACGATATAGTCAGCAAATAGCATTATCACTATTAAGCAGCGCTTACACACAAATAgcagagctttcacatataatattgcctCGACGACTATTAAGCTGCAAGAGACGCTAAACTTTCATGTATAATggatcttaaagtgtaacacgcgcaaaaaacgtcatcacacaaatgcgccagtgaaatttttaataccgacataaatgtctgatcttctgggctcgaaattattTCTAAATGGTCCTCCTcaaatagtttatttttaaatgagagtcaaatgctctgttatttaagaaattcatcgcacagtcTTGCACtttgttcatcttgcgtaaaatgaaatttactttgaaagtaaagcttttcaaccaatcattcgcaatattttcccgcgccCTGTCAGAAAGAGGTTCATTTtaacagttgccagagagcgccagataacaggcgtcaccgcgcttgcgcagctacgatgacgcaggaagcccatatgctcgtatgtataaaacattaaaagatcttacattatgacataaaagaaacaagacatcagaggaatttcgtgaaccatactaaaatgcataatttgacttaaagtgcacattcgtatgtccagattcggatgtaaattttcttgggagtaccagtactgtattatctcatttttggttctttattatggcataacgccAAACgtactagaagatgaaaacatgcccttttgaaatgcagtgaacagtttaaactagccaatagtgttgaATTagacacttcgtttcaaataaactgactgcctcagccAAAAAGATTAATAATGCCATATTTCTTCTGCAAAGCGACAAAaattaacttcattgttctgcaacgcaattaatgcttgactgaaatTGCCGCCTGAGGCAGACACCCCAGTTTGCTCCCAGTGAATATGGCAGCTTGCgggcgccagtaaaatttttccgggtagcaacTTGcatatacagctaacagccacacttttgTAGGCAGAAGCGGGAGAAGGAACATGTGCGACAACTGCACATGTGCACGGCCCCACTTGCAACTACTctcacgaatctaatgtaaacagttacaacgtcatgctcattggaggcaatttgttggtaTGAAGCATTgcgtagtcttcctaaagcctttgacacattttgctactGGCCGACACTTCTACGAGCACTGTTTTCTTGTGtacatggtgcatttcctttgcaactagttttttttccccctgtcattcatgttttattgctgcagtattattctgctgtAGCAGGatgcagtaatatcctttgttagagtattatttcttaccagccaaaattacaaaaattaactgaaaactaaaaacaaacaaaaaatcccagAACTctaaaaaattcctgttttttttcCCGATTTTCTCCCGGATGAAGAAATTCCCGGATCTCCTGGGTCACATACACCCTGTGTgttttgacttgctcagtttatatTTTGTGAATAATCTTTTCACCAAAAGACTCCTATTGGTTAAGTagcttatttatttgctttttactGAGGTAAGTTCTTTCACAGAATTCATTTCTGTGGCAATATAAAAAAATCAATATTTGGAGCACCTTACTAACCAATAACTGAAGTACCAATAACTTAAGTACACTGTCCCCAATTTATTGTTAACTTCATTGCTAATCTCACTTCTGATACGCTTTTCTTTGATTTacactttttaaaatttcattacacaATTATTTCAAGCATTTATTCTATACCTGTGCCAGAAAAACATTGCACGTGACAGTCCACATTACGTCAAGTTATGCTggcaatactgtgacagcaaagttgCAACAACTGCCTCTATACACAAAGCTGATGATACAGTTTTCTGTTCTCTTTCTCAAGTGTAAGCTATTGAGCAACAACAGTATATATACGAATTTGTTTTTGACTTGCTATGACAATGCTAACCAATATGGTAAATGGTTTACAAAATAAATGACCTGTATCTTAACATCTCACCCTACATTTTTATAATGGCAACAATGCAATAAATAACTGATATTCATTGCTTTTCACTCATTTTACGGCGACAACGGCGCAATTTCATCCATCTCTCCATCGTCGTCGTAGTCTGAATCGACGCCAAATCTGTCTTCATGGTCATCAcaaaaacaaatcaaatgaatgtgttagcccacaattttgtgcaaaaATATGCTTCAACCATTAACACTATATGccttttccaacaagacaacaagACGTCATGCTAGTCTACCGCTTTGTGGAGgaaatttataattttcaaaaacttttacTGACTTTTTCCCATCCCTGagaagttcactttcttttaatggCCATAGTAACTTTGCTACCATAGGATACGCTTTTCTGTATTTCCTGCAGTAATAAGCATAAATATGCCTGCATATTGTACCTGTTTTGGAAGAATCTTAAAGTTGGTGGTAAGGTGAGGCTGATTTGTTGTTCTTTCACCGAGTCGTTAAAAATATATAATACAATCCAGACACCTCTGAATCAATACAGTTCGTGTCTACATCTTTCAACATGTGCAATTACACTCCCTCTCTTACTattgtttttgcactaattccaagAGATGTTGATGTTTcctccaaaaactttattggcagaAACTGGTGGCTGTCCTTTAATACTAACATgttctcctgctcgtaaaactcactAGATCTCTCTAGTAACTTTAATACCTCACTGCCTAGTGGCACACCTTTATGCAAAGTACTTAAGTTTTCTTGATTATCAGAATTTTCTAAACCACAACGAAATAAAGGACAGTACAATGTAAGCCCACAGTAGAAACCATACACAATGCACAGTGTTTATGTTCACACCAAACAAACCAGCAATGTGGGAGCTTTGGTGTCCCGACCGGAAGCAACTACCATCCCAGTATTGGTTCATGCTCTACGGCTAGTTACTCATGCTTCTTGTTCTCCACTTGTTACACCGTTATGCTGCTAACTCTAAatgtattccataagatttcgggattgcagccggatctcatcgacttctttccacgatatttcggctgccaaccttacagccatcttcaggcgagtgtttgacactggagattgctagtgcaagtcgctctatttatacttaaaagtgccgcaggcgcgcatgcgcaagttaccgtagcatgcgcgccacctgtcgattccaaggccctctacaatattactgcatctatggagcgccaacgaatgcatgaaaaaagtaaaacatgcacacagatgtgtccaaaacaataaaaggaaaatttcaatattaaatttaaaattacttgtcactcgacatgtcagaagccataaaatgttttcttttggttgaaattaaagaaatcaacgggtcccaggccttattcaataaaaagccgcaatcacgattaatgagattttccgctaaacgtgtttcgacggattccttcacaactgaatcccagaaggatctcgatggggccaagattttcgtggccgaataatccatagtatgtcctgtggatatactatgttcggctatggccgacttactgggctgtaaaaggcgagtgtggcgctcacgttcaacgcagcggtcgtgtactgtgcgtgtggtttgaccaatgtaggctttcccacactcgcaaggtattttataaattccagccttccgtaatcccagatcatccttggctgagcccagaagagcacgagtctttgtaggtggccggaagattgctttcacacgatgtttctttaaaattctgcctactttcgatgaaatgttcccgacatatgggagaaatgctctggacttaaacacctccttatcctctgcagcacttttaagtataaatagagcgacttgcactagcaatctccagtgccaaacactcgcctgaagatggctgtaaggttggcagccgaaatatcgtggaaagaagtcgatgagatccggctgcaatcccgaaatcttatggaatattcgatacgccgggaaaatttcaagagtcacaactCTAAATGTATACGCAAAGTGCAAAGTTTCAGTGGCCTGGGTATACCTATGGCTAACTTAACATTTGAGGAAATTTCTAAAACAAGCTTGTCACACGCACCTAACTCTATGACATATTACATAATAGTACCCTACAAGTTGTCATAGTTTTATGTTAACAGTATCTTACCCACACTTATACTTaaagaaggtaaaaaaaaatagtagtacgaaaatatgtaaaaataagttACTCCACTTACTTGTTCCTTGTGTCCTGTTGACTAGAGTCTTGCCAACTTGGCGGACAGTGAACATAGATGGTGCCTTAACATCATACCAGTCTTTTCTTGTGAATGGATCTACACTGAAATGGGTACACAATAAGGAGTTAAAATGTCAATAAGAACAGAAAGGAActgatttaaattaaaatacagggtgtatggGGTGAACAACATTAGCTCAAAGCATTCAAAATCATTTGTGACCAgctacagagagcagtatgtcatcaCATCTATAATTTCGTATTCACATTCGCTGACTTCACAAACTCTCGACCGAGTTACCACCCCTCATCCTAATCTGGACCTTGGGCTGTGATACACTGCAGTTTCACCAAGGTCAAAATTTGAGAGCAGTCAACACTCTCAAACAATACCCACAAGTAAAACATTTGTAAGTATGTAACCATTGTGTAACTACTACCAAATAGTCAGTtattgttggaattgtgtgaacaatatattttgtgtgtgtcggcacaaagtgcactgtgtaaaatagacctctttggcattttctaacattctttgtgtgcgctaattattctgttgtgttcgctgtaaatttttttgttcttgaatgtgcaaatatagttattagtaaaatgtccttttttctccttaatacttattcagctgtgcaaattCCAATAGGTTATGGCCCCGGGCTGCATTTggaataagttgttgttgtggtcttcagtcctgagactg from Schistocerca nitens isolate TAMUIC-IGC-003100 unplaced genomic scaffold, iqSchNite1.1 HiC_scaffold_363, whole genome shotgun sequence encodes:
- the LOC126228334 gene encoding 40S ribosomal protein S3a: MAVGKNKGLSKGGKKGVKKKIVDPFTRKDWYDVKAPSMFTVRQVGKTLVNRTQGTKIASEGLKNRVFEVSLADLQNDDDGERSFRKFRLIAEDVQGRYVLTNFHGMDLTTDKLRSMVKKWQTLIEANVDVKTTDGYLLRVFCIGFTNKDQMSNRKTCYAQHTQVRAIRKKMVELITRDVAQSDLKEVVNKLLPDSIAKDIEKACQGTYPLHDVYIRKVKVLKKPKFDLSKLLELHGDGKGGSDEPGAKVDRPEGYEPPVQESV